One Scylla paramamosain isolate STU-SP2022 chromosome 6, ASM3559412v1, whole genome shotgun sequence DNA segment encodes these proteins:
- the LOC135101684 gene encoding involucrin-like — MPSQLRACVACNAPHCFTLRENTREEERQASGSESPVHTREEERQTSGSESPVHTREEERQTSGSESPLHTREEERQTSGSESPLHTREEERQTSGSESPVHTREEERQTSGSESPLHTREEERQTSGSESPLHTREKERQTSGSESPLHTREEERQTSGSESPLHTREEERQTSGSESLVHTREEERQASGSESPLHTREEERQAG, encoded by the exons ATGCCGAGTCAGCTGAGAGCCTGTGTTGCCTGCAACG CACCTCACTGCTTCACCCTTAGGGAGAACacacgagaggaagagaggcaagccTCGGGTTCCGAGTCACCTGTGCACacacgagaggaagagaggcaaacCTCGGGTTCCGAGTCACCTGTGCACacacgagaggaagagaggcaaacCTCGGGTTCCGAGTCACCTCTGCACacacgagaggaagagaggcaaacCTCGGGTTCCGAGTCACCTCTGCACacacgagaggaagagaggcaaacCTCGGGTTCCGAGTCACCTGTGCACacacgagaggaagagaggcaaacCTCGGGTTCCGAGTCACCTCTGCACacacgagaggaagagaggcaaacCTCGGGTTCCGAGTCACCTCTGCAcacacgagagaaagagaggcaaacCTCGGGTTCCGAGTCACCTCTGCACacacgagaggaagagaggcaaacCTCGGGTTCCGAGTCACCTCTGCACacacgagaggaagagaggcaaacCTCGGGTTCCGAGTCACTTGTGCACacacgagaggaagagaggcaagccTCGGGTTCCGAGTCACCTCTGCACacacgagaggaagagaggcaagctGGATAG